In one Steroidobacteraceae bacterium genomic region, the following are encoded:
- a CDS encoding tetratricopeptide repeat protein yields the protein MSRAQVVSLALVLALAAGAADAAKPRKSETIGDLQRKAVDVRTTQPVPSSSGKAMENYRRFLELQQTDPQLRAEALRRLGDLNLESGELERMSSEVTSLDMQGAAAIELYTTLLKAYPDYPRNDQVLYQLARAYETTGQPERALATLDSIVKQYPQSRERDEVEFRRGELLFSAKQYRDAERAYRFVVDAGDKSAFYAQSLYKHGWSLFKQGLNEDSLPSFVGVLDKYLRDPKDPGRAVKMDSLSRADRELTEDTLRVMSITFSYLDGPSSLDEFVAGRGNAPYSYLLYSRLGDLYVEKERYQDAAGAYRAFVGRDPNNENAPGLSMQAIEAYRKGGFAQLVLDGKREYVERYNFAAPFWQGRERADYPTVVGELKINLKDVAQHFHGTAQKSGKLDDYMQAARWYRSYLESFPDDPDSAATNYLLAETLFESKQFADAAAEYERTAYKYPKNDRSAQAAYAGLVSYQKLEESLPAQSRGEWHTRAVDAGVRFAETFPEHPDSAGVLTRAAEDVFASNDFPRAIGLANKLLARQPPVETAKQRIAWTIIGQSNFDLKQYGEAETGFQRARDLVPPDDPMRKDLTERLAASVYRQGEALQQGGDADGAVDAFLRVARVAPDSSIRPTAEYDAAAQLIKGEQWDRAITVLEGFRNNFPKHELVRDATRNLAVAYSKTGRAGQAAMEFERMALDTNEDAAVRREATMTAADLYEQAKNSAKATAMLERFVAEYPQPVAEAIEARQRLATIASGSGNTERQRYWFAQIIKSDREAGAGRTDRTRFLAAKAQLALAEPDRDAFRAIKLTIPLKKSLASKRKALETALAAYKTAADYRIAEVTTAATFEMAELYRGLGRDLMASERPKGLSADELEQYDLLLEEQAFPFEEQAIEMHEVNTARIADGVYDASVQQSFVALAKLKPARYGKTEQSYAVISQLSRAARPADPAQPDAPPDIVPPPPPQAQTDFERALAALASGNDVEAELQLKQMTVAYPDLPGPWFNLGLLLRKLQRFDEALAAFAEGARRDPRSVAGLTEMGVTARLAGKFADARRAYEQALALDENDAALQRNYGVLLDLYMNEPVLALAAFRKYQQLAPEDKQVAGWIADLERRAGGAGPSQTNGGG from the coding sequence GTGAGCCGGGCTCAAGTTGTTTCGCTCGCACTGGTGCTGGCGCTTGCCGCTGGGGCAGCCGATGCCGCCAAGCCGCGCAAGTCCGAGACCATTGGCGACCTGCAACGCAAGGCCGTCGACGTGCGCACCACGCAACCCGTACCATCGAGTTCGGGAAAGGCCATGGAGAACTACCGGCGCTTCCTCGAGCTGCAGCAAACTGATCCACAATTGCGTGCGGAAGCCCTGCGGCGCCTCGGCGATCTCAACCTGGAGTCGGGCGAGCTCGAGCGTATGTCGAGCGAAGTGACCTCACTCGACATGCAGGGCGCCGCCGCAATCGAACTTTATACGACCCTACTGAAGGCCTATCCGGATTATCCGCGTAACGACCAGGTCCTGTATCAGCTCGCCCGTGCCTACGAGACGACCGGGCAGCCCGAACGCGCGCTCGCGACGCTCGATAGCATCGTCAAGCAGTATCCGCAGTCCCGCGAGCGTGACGAAGTGGAATTCCGGCGCGGCGAGTTGTTGTTCTCGGCCAAGCAGTACCGCGATGCGGAACGCGCCTACCGCTTTGTCGTTGATGCGGGCGACAAGTCCGCTTTCTATGCGCAAAGTCTCTACAAGCACGGCTGGTCGCTTTTCAAGCAGGGCCTGAACGAGGACAGCCTGCCGTCCTTCGTCGGCGTTCTGGACAAATACCTGCGCGATCCCAAGGATCCGGGCCGCGCGGTCAAGATGGATAGCCTGTCCCGCGCCGATCGCGAGCTGACTGAAGACACCCTGCGCGTGATGAGCATTACGTTTTCTTATCTCGACGGACCATCCAGCCTCGATGAATTCGTGGCCGGACGCGGCAACGCGCCATATTCCTATCTGTTGTACAGCCGCCTTGGCGACCTGTACGTTGAAAAGGAGCGCTATCAGGATGCCGCCGGCGCCTACCGCGCCTTCGTAGGCCGCGATCCGAACAACGAGAACGCGCCCGGGCTGTCCATGCAGGCCATAGAAGCCTACCGCAAGGGTGGCTTCGCCCAGCTCGTGCTCGATGGCAAGCGCGAGTATGTCGAGCGTTACAATTTTGCAGCACCGTTCTGGCAGGGCCGCGAGCGCGCCGACTATCCGACCGTGGTCGGTGAGCTCAAGATCAACCTCAAGGACGTTGCGCAGCATTTCCATGGCACTGCGCAGAAGTCCGGGAAGCTTGACGACTACATGCAGGCAGCGCGCTGGTACCGCAGCTATCTCGAGTCATTTCCCGATGATCCGGACTCGGCTGCCACCAACTACCTTCTGGCCGAAACCCTGTTCGAGTCGAAGCAGTTCGCCGATGCAGCAGCCGAATACGAACGCACGGCCTACAAGTATCCGAAGAACGACAGGTCCGCGCAGGCGGCTTATGCGGGCCTTGTTTCCTACCAGAAGCTCGAAGAGTCGCTGCCTGCCCAGTCTCGTGGCGAATGGCATACCCGCGCCGTCGACGCCGGCGTGCGCTTTGCCGAGACGTTTCCGGAACATCCGGACAGCGCCGGTGTGCTGACGCGTGCGGCAGAGGACGTATTCGCAAGTAATGATTTCCCGCGCGCGATCGGGCTTGCGAACAAGCTGCTCGCGCGCCAGCCACCCGTCGAGACAGCCAAGCAGCGCATCGCCTGGACGATCATCGGACAATCGAATTTTGACCTGAAGCAATATGGCGAAGCGGAAACGGGGTTCCAGCGCGCCCGCGACCTCGTGCCCCCGGATGATCCGATGCGCAAGGATCTGACCGAGCGTTTGGCTGCCTCGGTGTATCGCCAGGGCGAAGCGCTGCAGCAGGGCGGCGACGCCGATGGCGCGGTCGATGCGTTTCTACGCGTCGCGCGCGTCGCACCTGATTCGAGTATCCGTCCGACAGCCGAGTACGACGCTGCAGCCCAGTTGATCAAGGGCGAGCAGTGGGACAGGGCGATCACCGTGCTCGAGGGCTTTCGAAACAACTTTCCTAAGCATGAGCTGGTTCGCGATGCGACGCGCAATCTCGCGGTTGCGTATTCGAAGACGGGGCGTGCTGGCCAGGCGGCCATGGAATTCGAGCGCATGGCGCTCGATACCAACGAAGATGCCGCGGTTCGCCGCGAGGCCACCATGACTGCGGCCGACCTGTACGAGCAGGCAAAGAACAGTGCCAAGGCAACCGCGATGCTGGAGCGCTTCGTTGCTGAGTATCCACAGCCGGTTGCCGAGGCGATCGAGGCGCGCCAGCGCCTGGCAACCATCGCCAGCGGCAGCGGCAATACGGAGCGCCAGCGTTACTGGTTTGCGCAAATCATCAAATCGGACCGCGAGGCGGGCGCGGGTCGTACCGACAGGACACGATTCCTCGCGGCCAAGGCTCAGTTGGCTCTGGCTGAGCCGGATCGTGACGCATTCCGCGCGATCAAGCTGACCATACCTCTCAAGAAGAGCCTGGCCAGCAAGCGCAAGGCGCTCGAGACAGCGCTTGCCGCCTACAAAACGGCGGCTGATTACCGTATTGCCGAGGTCACCACGGCTGCGACCTTCGAGATGGCCGAACTTTACCGCGGTCTCGGCCGTGATCTGATGGCCTCCGAGCGGCCAAAGGGGCTGTCGGCGGACGAACTTGAACAATACGATCTGCTGCTCGAAGAGCAGGCCTTCCCGTTCGAGGAACAGGCGATCGAGATGCACGAGGTCAATACTGCGCGCATCGCGGACGGTGTCTACGATGCATCCGTCCAGCAGAGCTTCGTGGCGCTTGCAAAGCTCAAACCAGCGCGTTACGGCAAGACCGAGCAGTCCTATGCGGTCATTTCGCAACTGAGCCGGGCTGCGCGCCCCGCAGATCCGGCCCAGCCCGATGCGCCGCCGGACATCGTGCCGCCGCCGCCGCCGCAGGCGCAAACCGACTTCGAGCGTGCGCTGGCGGCGCTCGCCTCGGGCAACGACGTCGAGGCGGAATTGCAGCTGAAGCAGATGACTGTGGCGTATCCGGACCTGCCTGGGCCCTGGTTCAACCTGGGCCTGCTGCTTCGCAAGCTGCAGCGATTTGACGAGGCCCTTGCGGCGTTCGCCGAAGGCGCCAGGCGTGATCCGCGCAGCGTTGCCGGTTTGACAGAAATGGGCGTCACGGCGCGACTTGCCGGCAAGTTCGCGGACGCACGTCGCGCTTACGAACAGGCGCTCGCGCTCGATGAGAACGATGCGGCACTTCAGCGCAATTATGGTGTATTGCTAGATCTTTACATGAATGAACCCGTTCTGGCGCTTGCTGCGTTTCGCAAGTACCAGCAGCTCGCTCCGGAAGACAAGCAGGTGGCGGGCTGGATCGCCGATCTGGAACGTCGCGCCGGTGGTGCGGGTCCAAGTCAGACGAATGGAGGTGGCTGA
- a CDS encoding TlpA disulfide reductase family protein produces the protein MRLLLIVLFLLSLAASAADSSLVGKAAPDFALRATNGPNQRLSEFAGDVVLISFWASRCNTCRDQLRSLDALHRTYANAGLVVVGIGVEDDDGKAREFAASQPVGFPMLLDPQKTVARSYRIESLPTVIAVDRGGVVRYVSRDGSGKTQPDYLGVLRTLLDE, from the coding sequence ATGCGTCTGCTTCTCATTGTATTGTTTCTTCTGTCGCTCGCAGCGAGCGCTGCCGACTCGTCGTTGGTCGGTAAGGCCGCGCCGGACTTCGCATTGCGGGCGACCAATGGACCAAATCAGCGCTTATCCGAATTTGCCGGTGACGTGGTGCTGATCTCCTTCTGGGCGAGTCGCTGTAACACCTGTCGCGACCAGCTGCGATCGCTCGATGCATTGCACCGCACCTACGCCAATGCAGGACTCGTCGTCGTCGGAATCGGCGTCGAGGATGACGATGGCAAGGCGCGCGAATTCGCTGCCTCGCAACCGGTCGGATTCCCAATGTTGCTCGATCCGCAAAAAACGGTTGCGCGCAGTTATCGAATCGAGAGCCTGCCGACCGTGATCGCTGTCGATCGGGGCGGAGTCGTGCGTTACGTCAGCCGGGACGGCAGTGGCAAGACCCAGCCCGACTATCTCGGCGTATTGCGAACCTTGTTGGATGAATGA
- a CDS encoding LamG domain-containing protein, whose amino-acid sequence MTRLLPMTTLIRSASAIALVAVLTACSGGAPTEEAPITQAPPVADYTGPAPANADVQAFKINLWENIKANNRCGGCHNATGQSPRFARNDDVNLAYQEAIGVVDLPQPDNSRMVTKVSGGHNCWLTATSACGDTLTVWIRNWAGAVATGGRQIQLQPPVLRDVGASKNFPASSAGYANTIYPIVTQYCSRCHSESAATPQSPYFASADVDVAYAAARTKINLEDPAQSRLVLRLRDEFHNCWSDCASNANTMEQAIHNFADAIPLTQIDPSLVTSKALTLYEGTIAAGGNRFENNLLALYEFKTGTGNTIYDTSGVEPALNLNMTGDITWVGGWGVNVKTGGKAQGTTAASKKLADTIRLTGEYSIEVWAAPANVMQEDAFMVSYSGGTMARNFTLAQREYQYQAFNRSSTTDTNGEPFMITAAADEDAQASLQHVVLTFDPVNGRRIYVNGEFTGDNDAQTGGSLNDWDDTFAFVLGNETSNDRQWTGVMRLVAIHSRALTLEQIQQNFAAGVGERYYMLFSVSHLINVPQSYIMFEASQYDSYGYLFSKPAFISLDGTAVPDNIPLAGVRLGVNGAEATAGQAYIPLNTTLSSSNYLPETGQPLSQIGTVVALEKGPDLDQFFLTFERIGSNTHTVTEPALVPPPPPADGPPQPQYGLRTFDEINKTFSNITSVPVTNANVAQTYNLVKQALPSTEQLGTFGASQQTALAQLAIEYCNELVDDGTLRGGFFPGLNLNTTANTYFASQANRDLVIDPLIERVVGQFAGSAELGTQPSAAEVRTEINDLIAKLTAGAAGGQSGRTAVVAKASCAAVLGSGSLLLQ is encoded by the coding sequence ATGACGCGCCTGTTGCCAATGACAACCCTTATTCGTAGCGCCTCGGCGATCGCTCTGGTCGCAGTGCTCACTGCCTGCTCGGGCGGAGCGCCAACCGAGGAAGCGCCCATCACCCAGGCGCCCCCGGTAGCCGATTACACAGGTCCCGCGCCCGCCAATGCCGACGTGCAGGCGTTCAAGATCAACCTGTGGGAGAACATCAAGGCGAACAACCGTTGCGGCGGCTGCCACAACGCGACCGGACAATCGCCACGCTTTGCGCGCAATGACGACGTCAACCTGGCCTACCAGGAAGCCATTGGCGTTGTTGATCTGCCGCAACCCGACAATTCGCGCATGGTCACCAAGGTCTCCGGCGGTCACAACTGCTGGCTGACAGCGACTTCCGCCTGCGGCGATACGCTCACGGTTTGGATACGCAACTGGGCGGGAGCCGTGGCGACCGGCGGCCGCCAGATCCAGCTGCAGCCTCCCGTACTGCGTGACGTGGGCGCGAGCAAGAACTTTCCGGCCAGCTCGGCGGGCTACGCCAACACGATTTATCCGATCGTGACGCAGTACTGCTCGCGCTGTCACTCCGAGAGCGCGGCTACTCCGCAGTCACCGTACTTCGCGAGCGCCGACGTCGATGTGGCCTACGCGGCGGCGCGTACCAAGATCAATCTCGAGGATCCGGCGCAATCGCGTCTGGTACTTCGGCTGCGCGATGAGTTCCACAACTGCTGGAGCGACTGCGCCTCGAACGCCAACACCATGGAGCAGGCGATACATAATTTTGCCGATGCCATTCCTCTTACGCAGATCGATCCGAGCCTCGTGACGTCCAAGGCCCTGACCTTGTACGAAGGCACGATCGCCGCAGGTGGCAATCGCTTCGAGAACAATCTGCTGGCGCTGTACGAATTCAAGACCGGCACCGGCAACACGATCTACGACACCTCGGGCGTGGAACCCGCGCTCAACCTCAACATGACGGGTGATATCACCTGGGTTGGCGGCTGGGGCGTGAACGTCAAGACCGGCGGCAAGGCCCAGGGTACGACCGCGGCGAGCAAGAAACTCGCCGACACCATCCGCCTGACTGGTGAATACAGTATCGAGGTATGGGCCGCGCCGGCCAACGTGATGCAGGAGGACGCCTTCATGGTCAGTTACTCCGGCGGCACGATGGCGCGCAATTTCACACTCGCCCAGCGCGAATACCAGTACCAGGCATTCAATCGTTCGAGCACGACCGACACCAATGGCGAGCCGTTCATGATCACCGCCGCGGCGGACGAGGATGCGCAGGCCAGCCTGCAGCACGTGGTCCTTACCTTCGATCCGGTCAATGGTCGACGCATCTACGTCAATGGTGAATTCACCGGCGACAACGACGCGCAGACCGGTGGCTCGCTCAACGACTGGGATGACACTTTCGCATTCGTGCTCGGCAACGAGACTTCGAACGATCGGCAATGGACCGGTGTCATGCGGCTGGTTGCCATACACAGCCGCGCATTGACGCTGGAGCAGATACAGCAGAACTTCGCCGCCGGCGTCGGCGAGCGCTATTACATGCTCTTCAGCGTAAGCCACCTGATCAACGTGCCGCAGAGCTACATCATGTTCGAGGCGAGCCAGTACGACAGCTACGGCTATCTGTTCTCGAAGCCGGCCTTCATCAGCCTCGATGGCACCGCCGTGCCGGACAACATTCCGCTCGCAGGCGTACGCCTCGGCGTGAATGGCGCCGAAGCCACCGCGGGTCAGGCTTACATTCCGCTCAATACCACGTTGTCGAGTTCCAATTACCTGCCCGAGACCGGCCAACCGCTCAGCCAGATCGGCACCGTGGTCGCACTCGAGAAGGGTCCGGATCTCGACCAGTTCTTCCTGACCTTCGAGCGCATCGGCAGCAATACGCATACGGTGACGGAGCCGGCGCTCGTGCCGCCGCCGCCGCCGGCCGACGGCCCGCCGCAACCGCAGTATGGCTTGCGCACCTTCGACGAGATCAACAAGACGTTCTCGAATATCACCAGCGTGCCGGTGACCAATGCCAACGTTGCCCAGACCTACAACTTGGTCAAGCAGGCATTGCCCTCGACCGAGCAGCTCGGCACCTTCGGTGCGTCCCAGCAGACAGCACTCGCCCAGCTCGCCATCGAGTACTGCAACGAACTCGTGGACGACGGCACGCTGCGCGGCGGCTTCTTCCCCGGGCTCAATCTCAATACGACCGCCAATACCTACTTTGCCTCGCAAGCGAACCGCGACCTCGTGATCGATCCGCTGATCGAGCGCGTGGTGGGTCAGTTCGCCGGCAGTGCGGAGCTCGGCACGCAGCCTTCGGCCGCCGAAGTGCGCACCGAAATCAATGACCTTATCGCCAAGCTCACGGCCGGTGCCGCGGGTGGCCAGTCGGGCCGTACGGCAGTCGTTGCCAAGGCGTCCTGTGCAGCGGTGCTCGGTAGCGGCTCGCTGCTGCTGCAATAG
- a CDS encoding SH3 domain-containing protein produces MWRRSTDLAALLLCSLLCVGATLAWAAPRQYLQVFVAEPYLELRTGPGRGYPVTQVVARGESVQILKRRTDWFRVRTERGIEGWASQRDMVKTLLVDGSHFEIDLGDRDGFTSHRYELGAFAGDFDGANLVSGYGAVSLNDNLKIDLTVSQYLGEQRNGYMIDVGLNHVFVPEWRLSPFVTLGGGLFRVDKDAQRPNLIDRTDQSAYYGFGLRFYLTRRFFIRAEYKERVIFTSRNDNEELEEWKVGLAFFF; encoded by the coding sequence TTGTGGCGCCGGTCAACTGATCTAGCAGCTCTACTGCTGTGCAGCCTGCTGTGCGTCGGCGCGACCCTTGCCTGGGCCGCGCCGCGCCAGTATTTGCAGGTCTTCGTTGCCGAACCCTACCTCGAACTTCGCACCGGGCCTGGACGCGGTTACCCCGTCACTCAGGTGGTTGCGCGCGGTGAGTCAGTGCAGATCCTCAAACGACGCACGGACTGGTTCCGTGTGCGCACCGAACGGGGCATCGAAGGCTGGGCGTCGCAGCGCGACATGGTCAAGACCCTGCTGGTCGACGGCAGTCACTTCGAAATCGATCTCGGCGATCGCGATGGCTTTACTTCGCACCGTTACGAACTCGGCGCTTTCGCCGGCGACTTCGACGGCGCGAACCTGGTCTCGGGCTATGGTGCCGTGTCGCTGAACGACAACCTGAAAATCGACCTGACGGTGTCGCAATACCTGGGCGAACAGCGCAACGGCTACATGATCGACGTCGGGCTCAATCACGTCTTCGTGCCCGAGTGGCGCCTGTCGCCATTCGTGACGCTCGGCGGCGGACTGTTCCGCGTCGACAAGGATGCACAACGGCCCAACCTGATCGATCGCACCGACCAGTCCGCCTATTACGGCTTCGGCCTGCGGTTTTACCTGACGCGGCGCTTCTTTATTCGCGCCGAGTACAAAGAGCGGGTCATTTTCACGAGCCGCAACGACAACGAGGAGCTTGAGGAATGGAAAGTCGGACTCGCGTTCTTCTTCTGA
- a CDS encoding outer membrane beta-barrel domain-containing protein, which produces MESRTRVLLLTLAMTVSMSGCAALKWPWFGKNRAAAAEPDTSLEEQDEATESPPRVIEPEVERRKIKVPKIDTENFELGAFYGVLGVEDFGTNPSYGLSATYHITEDFFFEANIGRTKLGLTSFELLNPGADPLNLGNERRLTYYSLSFGYNFLPGEVFIGRNLAMNSTFYVLGGIGSTKFAQEQKFTVNFGAGYKVLPTDWLALHISVQDRVFESDIFGTNKLTNNLEAQLGVTVFF; this is translated from the coding sequence ATGGAAAGTCGGACTCGCGTTCTTCTTCTGACACTGGCCATGACGGTCAGCATGTCGGGCTGCGCCGCGCTCAAATGGCCGTGGTTCGGCAAGAATCGCGCTGCGGCGGCCGAACCCGACACCTCGCTCGAGGAACAGGACGAGGCAACGGAGAGCCCGCCCCGCGTCATCGAACCCGAAGTCGAGCGACGCAAGATCAAGGTTCCGAAGATCGACACCGAGAATTTCGAGCTCGGCGCGTTCTACGGCGTGCTCGGGGTGGAGGACTTCGGCACCAATCCGTCCTACGGCCTGAGTGCGACATATCACATTACCGAGGACTTCTTTTTCGAGGCGAATATCGGGCGTACCAAGCTTGGACTGACCAGTTTCGAACTACTGAACCCGGGTGCCGATCCGCTCAACCTGGGCAATGAGAGGCGGCTCACATATTACTCCCTCTCGTTTGGGTACAACTTCCTGCCGGGCGAGGTGTTTATCGGTCGCAATCTCGCCATGAATTCGACCTTCTACGTTTTGGGTGGCATCGGCAGCACGAAGTTCGCGCAGGAACAGAAATTCACGGTGAATTTCGGCGCGGGGTACAAGGTTCTGCCGACCGACTGGCTGGCGCTGCACATCAGCGTGCAGGATCGGGTTTTCGAATCCGATATTTTCGGCACCAACAAGCTGACCAACAACCTGGAGGCGCAACTCGGCGTGACCGTGTTTTTCTAG
- a CDS encoding TlpA disulfide reductase family protein translates to MMLNRNQFMKRAALVLLAAALPVVAGPAAAPAPGFTLASRGGKPVALSQFKGQVVMLNFWASWCGPCRQEMPLLESIYKKYKPMGFTMVGVNVEPDTKAADAWLAEHATVSFPIVYDTDSKVSKLYKVQGMPSTVIIDRKGNARVFHRGYKPGDENEYLNHIRSLIREK, encoded by the coding sequence ATGATGCTCAACCGAAACCAGTTCATGAAACGTGCCGCGTTGGTCCTGTTGGCTGCTGCCCTGCCGGTCGTAGCAGGCCCGGCGGCTGCGCCGGCGCCCGGATTCACCCTCGCGAGCCGCGGCGGCAAGCCTGTGGCGCTGAGCCAGTTCAAAGGCCAGGTCGTGATGCTCAATTTCTGGGCAAGCTGGTGCGGACCCTGTCGCCAGGAGATGCCGCTGCTCGAGAGCATCTACAAGAAATACAAGCCCATGGGCTTTACCATGGTCGGCGTCAATGTCGAACCGGACACCAAGGCGGCTGATGCCTGGCTCGCCGAACATGCCACCGTCAGCTTCCCGATCGTCTATGACACGGACAGCAAGGTCAGCAAGCTGTACAAGGTGCAGGGCATGCCGAGCACCGTTATCATTGATCGCAAGGGCAATGCGCGTGTTTTCCACAGAGGCTACAAGCCTGGTGACGAAAACGAATATCTCAATCACATCCGCAGTCTGATTCGGGAGAAATAG
- a CDS encoding DUF4266 domain-containing protein → MLDRKRSACAIAALLAAVALTGCKPIEPWVKPYERERLADVIMSFERDPVSAAYIDHVYEAREGARGGMGSAGGGCGCN, encoded by the coding sequence ATGCTCGACCGCAAACGTAGTGCCTGCGCAATAGCGGCGTTATTGGCTGCGGTCGCACTGACAGGCTGCAAGCCGATCGAGCCCTGGGTCAAGCCCTACGAACGCGAACGCCTCGCCGACGTCATCATGTCCTTTGAGCGCGACCCGGTGTCGGCCGCGTATATCGACCACGTCTACGAGGCGCGCGAAGGCGCGCGAGGCGGCATGGGCAGCGCAGGCGGGGGCTGCGGCTGCAACTGA
- a CDS encoding DUF3570 domain-containing protein → MTFAAALILLLQPSLSRAGVLPEDRADVLYHRYDGGGVVIDGPSVLVRKKFFDKVSVAGNYYIDMVSSASVDVLSSASPYDEERTQKSLSLDYLRGKSTYSIGYIDSAESDYKAKTYYASISQDMFGDLTTVSFGFKRGSNDVFRNIKDSSGVRLRDPNFAEQVDTRSYSVGLTQILTRNMIAAAAFETITDEGYLNSPYRSIRFLDGAGFRLAPEVYPRTRTSNAGSIRLKYHLPYRAAVDGMYRFYSDTWGIVGHTGEIGYTHPWRNFIFEASYRYYTQTSADFYRDLFPRQNTLNFQARDKELASFVSQTAGFGASYEFRIGRAPWLKKTSVNFRYDHILIDYDNFRDITQTGFAPGAEPLYSLNANVFQVFFSAWF, encoded by the coding sequence TTGACGTTCGCTGCGGCGCTGATCCTGCTGCTGCAGCCATCGCTGTCGCGCGCCGGCGTGCTACCGGAAGACCGTGCCGACGTTCTCTACCACCGTTACGACGGCGGTGGTGTCGTCATCGACGGCCCTTCCGTGCTGGTGCGCAAGAAGTTCTTCGACAAGGTTTCGGTTGCCGGCAACTATTACATTGACATGGTGAGCAGCGCATCAGTGGACGTGCTCTCGAGCGCGAGCCCCTACGACGAAGAGCGCACGCAGAAGAGCCTGTCACTCGATTACCTGCGCGGCAAGTCGACCTATTCGATTGGCTACATCGACAGTGCGGAAAGCGATTACAAGGCGAAGACCTACTACGCCTCGATCAGCCAGGACATGTTCGGCGACCTGACCACGGTCAGCTTCGGCTTCAAGCGCGGCAGCAATGATGTCTTTCGCAATATCAAGGACAGCTCCGGCGTACGGCTGCGTGATCCGAACTTCGCCGAGCAGGTTGACACGCGTAGCTACAGTGTCGGTCTGACTCAAATCCTGACGCGCAACATGATCGCGGCCGCTGCGTTCGAGACGATTACGGATGAGGGCTATCTCAACAGCCCCTATCGTTCGATCCGTTTTCTCGATGGCGCGGGGTTTCGCCTGGCGCCGGAAGTCTATCCGCGTACGCGCACCAGCAATGCCGGTTCCATCCGTCTCAAATATCACCTGCCCTACAGGGCCGCAGTCGATGGCATGTACCGCTTCTATTCCGACACCTGGGGCATCGTCGGTCACACCGGGGAAATCGGCTACACACATCCCTGGCGCAATTTCATCTTCGAAGCGAGCTATCGCTATTACACGCAGACCTCAGCCGACTTCTACCGTGATCTGTTCCCGCGGCAGAACACACTCAACTTCCAGGCCCGCGACAAGGAGCTTGCAAGCTTCGTTAGTCAGACCGCCGGCTTCGGCGCGAGCTACGAGTTCAGGATCGGCCGCGCGCCGTGGCTGAAGAAGACCTCGGTCAATTTCCGCTACGACCACATCCTCATCGACTATGACAATTTCCGGGACATCACCCAGACCGGCTTCGCGCCAGGCGCCGAGCCGCTTTACTCGCTGAACGCGAACGTCTTTCAGGTCTTCTTCTCGGCCTGGTTCTAG
- a CDS encoding FAD:protein FMN transferase, producing the protein MSETERGCRRFLTAFTLLLVGAASAQAHGEWLFRETAIMGTRCAVELWTDDRAHGLALIDDVFAEMRRIDALMSTYKPESELSRLNARAGRRPVQVSAELFDLIETAVDYSRVTHGAFDITYASVGYLYDFRSHKRPGSAAIATGLANVDYRKLKFSAGPRTLAFMNPGMRIDLGGIAKGYAVDRGIAILQRAGVKDAMVNAGGDTRILGDRRGQPWMVGVRDPNDRDKVALRIPLENASISTSGDYERFFDEGGVRYHHIIDPKTGDSARALRSATVIATTSLRADALSTSVFVLGPERGIELINELGDVDAVVVTPEGKLLYSNGLAPP; encoded by the coding sequence ATGAGCGAAACTGAACGGGGCTGTCGCCGATTCCTGACAGCGTTCACGTTGCTGCTGGTCGGCGCCGCGTCGGCGCAAGCGCATGGCGAGTGGTTGTTTCGCGAGACCGCCATCATGGGCACGCGTTGCGCTGTCGAGTTGTGGACTGACGACCGCGCACACGGCCTTGCGCTGATCGATGACGTGTTCGCGGAGATGCGTCGTATCGATGCCTTGATGAGCACCTACAAACCCGAGTCCGAGCTCTCAAGGCTCAACGCGCGCGCAGGGCGACGTCCCGTCCAGGTGTCGGCGGAGCTTTTCGATTTGATCGAAACCGCCGTGGACTATTCGAGGGTAACCCATGGTGCGTTCGATATTACCTACGCAAGCGTTGGATATTTATATGATTTCCGTTCGCACAAGCGGCCGGGCTCAGCGGCGATAGCTACGGGTCTCGCCAATGTCGATTACCGCAAACTGAAATTCTCGGCGGGGCCCCGCACTCTCGCTTTCATGAATCCTGGCATGCGGATCGACCTCGGGGGCATCGCCAAGGGCTATGCGGTCGATCGCGGCATTGCCATCCTGCAACGCGCCGGCGTCAAGGACGCGATGGTCAATGCCGGTGGCGACACCCGCATACTGGGCGATCGCCGGGGTCAGCCGTGGATGGTGGGCGTGCGCGATCCAAATGATCGCGACAAGGTCGCTCTGCGCATTCCGCTCGAGAACGCCTCGATATCGACATCGGGAGATTACGAGCGCTTCTTCGACGAAGGTGGCGTCAGGTACCACCATATCATCGATCCCAAGACCGGTGATTCAGCACGCGCTTTGCGAAGCGCGACCGTGATCGCGACCACATCGTTGCGCGCCGATGCCTTGTCCACCAGCGTGTTCGTGCTCGGGCCCGAGCGCGGCATCGAGCTGATCAACGAACTGGGTGATGTCGATGCGGTGGTGGTTACACCCGAAGGCAAGCTGCTGTACTCGAATGGCCTCGCGCCGCCCTAA